A region from the Medicago truncatula cultivar Jemalong A17 chromosome 6, MtrunA17r5.0-ANR, whole genome shotgun sequence genome encodes:
- the LOC25495637 gene encoding pentatricopeptide repeat-containing protein At3g21470 isoform X2, which yields MQQVKKIGGITKSFNPSNWSHSIRNNSTNQASLKRALVLYKQTRHDTTHDPTVIPQLLKACDSHPFLPYVKSLHAESIKAGSDVDVFIGTAIVAAYAKCGVVCDARKVFDFMHERNAVTWNAMIGGYLRNGDAKSALLAFEEMPGKTRVSWSQMIGGFARNGDTLTARKFFDKVPYELKDVVIWTMMVDGYAKKGEMEDAREVFELMPERNYFVWSSMVCGYCKKGDVMEAEAIFRRIPVRNLEIWNSMIAGYVQNGCGEKALEAFGEMGVDGFEPDEFTVVSVLSACAQLGDLDAGKQMHHMIECKGIAVNQFVLSGLIDMYAKCGDLVNARLVFESCNERNVFCWNAMIAGFAVNGQCNEVLEYLDRMEESNIRPDAVTFITVLSACAHGGLVSEALEVISKMEEYGIEMGIRHYGCMVDLLGRAGRLKEAYELIKRMPMKPNETVLGAMIGACWIHSDMKMAEQVMKMIGVDSAACVNSHNVLLSNIYAASEKWEKSEMIRSSMVDGGSEKIPG from the exons aTCACAAAAAGTTTCAACCCATCAAATTGGTCTCATTCAATAAGGAACAACAGTACTAACCAAGCATCATTGAAAAGGGCTCTTGTTTTGTATAAACAAACTCGCCATGACACAACACACGACCCCACCGTGATCCCTCAATTACTCAAAGCATGCGATTCTCACCCCTTCCTTCCTTACGTTAAATCCTTACACGCAGAATCCATCAAAGCTGGTTCTGATGTGGATGTGTTCATTGGAACCGCCATTGTTGCAGCATATGCAAAATGTGGCGTTGTTTGTGATGCACGCAAGgtgtttgattttatgcatgAAAGAAATGCTGTTACCTGGAATGCAATGATTGGTGGCTATTTGAGAAATGGTGATGCTAAATCTGCGTTACTTGCGTTTGAAGAAATGCCAGGGAAAACGAGGGTGAGTTGGAGtcagatgattggtgggtttGCTAGGAATGGTGATACTTTAACTGCTAGGAAGTTTTTTGATAAGGTTCCGTATGAGTTGAAGGATGTGGTGATATGGACTATGATGGTTGATGGATATGCTAAGAAAGGGGAAATGGAAGATGCAAGAGAGGTTTTTGAGTTAATGCCTGAAAGGAATTATTTTGTTTGGTCATCTATGGTTTGTGGGTACTGCAAGAAGGGTGATGTTATGGAGGCTGAGGCGATTTTTCGACGGATTCCGGTTCGGAATTTGGAGATTTGGAATTCCATGATTGCTGGGTATGTACAGAATGGATGTGGTGAGAAAGCATTGGAGGCTTTTGGAGAAATGGGAGTCGATGGGTTTGAGCCGGATGAGTTCACCGTTGTTAGTGTTTTATCTGCTTGTGCTCAGCTTGGGGACTTGGATGCTGGAAAACAGATGCATCACATGATAGAATGTAAAGGAATAGCTGTGAACCAGTTTGTTTTGAGTGGATTGATTGACATGTATGCAAAATGTGGGGACTTGGTTAATGCAAGGTTGGTATTTGAAAGTTGTAATGAGAGAAACGTTTTCTGCTGGAATGCTATGATTGCGGGTTTTGCCGTCAATGGACAATGCAATGAGGTTCTTGAGTATTTGGATAGGATGGAGGAGTCCAATATAAGGCCTGATGCTGTCACGTTTATTACTGTACTCTCAGCTTGTGCTCATGGAGGTCTGGTGAGCGAAGCATTGGAAGTGATATCTAAAATGGAGGAATATGGAATTGAAATGGGCATCAGGCATTATGGATGCATGGTTGACCTCTTGGGAAGAGCAGGGAGGTTAAAAGAGGCATATGAGTTAATAAAAAGAATGCCAATGAAACCTAATGAAACAGTTTTGGGGGCAATGATCGGTGCTTGCTGGATTCATTCAGATATGAAAATGGCAGAACAAGTAATGAAGATGATCGGTGTAGACTCTGCTGCATGTGTTAATTCGCACAATGTGCTTCTGTCAAATATCTACGCAGCTTCAGAAAAATGGGAGAAATCTGAAATGATAAGGAGTAGCATGGTTGATGGAGGATCTGAAAAGATACCAGG ATGA
- the LOC25495637 gene encoding pentatricopeptide repeat-containing protein At3g21470 isoform X1, translating into MQQVKKIGGITKSFNPSNWSHSIRNNSTNQASLKRALVLYKQTRHDTTHDPTVIPQLLKACDSHPFLPYVKSLHAESIKAGSDVDVFIGTAIVAAYAKCGVVCDARKVFDFMHERNAVTWNAMIGGYLRNGDAKSALLAFEEMPGKTRVSWSQMIGGFARNGDTLTARKFFDKVPYELKDVVIWTMMVDGYAKKGEMEDAREVFELMPERNYFVWSSMVCGYCKKGDVMEAEAIFRRIPVRNLEIWNSMIAGYVQNGCGEKALEAFGEMGVDGFEPDEFTVVSVLSACAQLGDLDAGKQMHHMIECKGIAVNQFVLSGLIDMYAKCGDLVNARLVFESCNERNVFCWNAMIAGFAVNGQCNEVLEYLDRMEESNIRPDAVTFITVLSACAHGGLVSEALEVISKMEEYGIEMGIRHYGCMVDLLGRAGRLKEAYELIKRMPMKPNETVLGAMIGACWIHSDMKMAEQVMKMIGVDSAACVNSHNVLLSNIYAASEKWEKSEMIRSSMVDGGSEKIPGCSSIILSNSAVDSPSNVP; encoded by the coding sequence aTCACAAAAAGTTTCAACCCATCAAATTGGTCTCATTCAATAAGGAACAACAGTACTAACCAAGCATCATTGAAAAGGGCTCTTGTTTTGTATAAACAAACTCGCCATGACACAACACACGACCCCACCGTGATCCCTCAATTACTCAAAGCATGCGATTCTCACCCCTTCCTTCCTTACGTTAAATCCTTACACGCAGAATCCATCAAAGCTGGTTCTGATGTGGATGTGTTCATTGGAACCGCCATTGTTGCAGCATATGCAAAATGTGGCGTTGTTTGTGATGCACGCAAGgtgtttgattttatgcatgAAAGAAATGCTGTTACCTGGAATGCAATGATTGGTGGCTATTTGAGAAATGGTGATGCTAAATCTGCGTTACTTGCGTTTGAAGAAATGCCAGGGAAAACGAGGGTGAGTTGGAGtcagatgattggtgggtttGCTAGGAATGGTGATACTTTAACTGCTAGGAAGTTTTTTGATAAGGTTCCGTATGAGTTGAAGGATGTGGTGATATGGACTATGATGGTTGATGGATATGCTAAGAAAGGGGAAATGGAAGATGCAAGAGAGGTTTTTGAGTTAATGCCTGAAAGGAATTATTTTGTTTGGTCATCTATGGTTTGTGGGTACTGCAAGAAGGGTGATGTTATGGAGGCTGAGGCGATTTTTCGACGGATTCCGGTTCGGAATTTGGAGATTTGGAATTCCATGATTGCTGGGTATGTACAGAATGGATGTGGTGAGAAAGCATTGGAGGCTTTTGGAGAAATGGGAGTCGATGGGTTTGAGCCGGATGAGTTCACCGTTGTTAGTGTTTTATCTGCTTGTGCTCAGCTTGGGGACTTGGATGCTGGAAAACAGATGCATCACATGATAGAATGTAAAGGAATAGCTGTGAACCAGTTTGTTTTGAGTGGATTGATTGACATGTATGCAAAATGTGGGGACTTGGTTAATGCAAGGTTGGTATTTGAAAGTTGTAATGAGAGAAACGTTTTCTGCTGGAATGCTATGATTGCGGGTTTTGCCGTCAATGGACAATGCAATGAGGTTCTTGAGTATTTGGATAGGATGGAGGAGTCCAATATAAGGCCTGATGCTGTCACGTTTATTACTGTACTCTCAGCTTGTGCTCATGGAGGTCTGGTGAGCGAAGCATTGGAAGTGATATCTAAAATGGAGGAATATGGAATTGAAATGGGCATCAGGCATTATGGATGCATGGTTGACCTCTTGGGAAGAGCAGGGAGGTTAAAAGAGGCATATGAGTTAATAAAAAGAATGCCAATGAAACCTAATGAAACAGTTTTGGGGGCAATGATCGGTGCTTGCTGGATTCATTCAGATATGAAAATGGCAGAACAAGTAATGAAGATGATCGGTGTAGACTCTGCTGCATGTGTTAATTCGCACAATGTGCTTCTGTCAAATATCTACGCAGCTTCAGAAAAATGGGAGAAATCTGAAATGATAAGGAGTAGCATGGTTGATGGAGGATCTGAAAAGATACCAGGGTGTAGTTCAATCATCCTTAGTAACTCTGCTGTTGATTCTCCAAGCAACGTGCCATGA